The following DNA comes from Mastomys coucha isolate ucsf_1 unplaced genomic scaffold, UCSF_Mcou_1 pScaffold11, whole genome shotgun sequence.
AGTCTAACTTCCTAACTCTACCCATCTTAATTAGGAGAACTGTCCTCTCCAAAAGAGCATGGAGTATACTGATAACAAGTGGAAAGATGTcaaggtctacacagtgaatacTCTGTCCATGCTGTAGCAGCGACTCCTAGATAATCACTCTTTGGCATCTTTTTCTCCTGAGTGAAAAGTCATGAATAACCagacatttaaaataatctaacaagaaaggaaggacacaaaggattctgactttaaaaaaaaaaaatttaaaagattcaaaATAAAGCTATTAGTGGATGATGCTCCCCTAAATAAAAGTCtaatttaagaaaaaggaagggatgaGAACAGCAGAGTCTTAGCAGCAAAGTAAGTGGTAATGATGAGCCAGGCTAGAGTAAGAACTAAAAAGCACAGCTAGAGAATATTCCAACTGCAAAGTAAAGGCTAGAAGAGCGTCTCTTTAAAACTTAAAGGTTCTAGGCAGTGCTGGAGCTGGACTTTAACCCAAGgccttgggcagcagaggcaggcagatctctgaatttgaagccagccaggctACAGTGTAGTTCCAAGGCTACAATGAGAAGTCCCGGCTGGAAAAGAGCAAGCACCATGTGTGGTGGTTCATGTTTGAAATCCCAGAACTTAAAAGGCTGAACCAGGAGggctgagttcaaggtcagcctggtccacagactAAGACCCTGCacaaatcaaataaaaccaaacaaaatctaaaagcaatgaaatgttttagaaaaaaagaaaatgtaaccaGTATAATTCCATGCattggaaaataatttataaaacttaaaattaaatggCAGTAAATATTACTCAGAAAACTAGCTGAAGTACTTATGAAACCTGTACTGCTGAAAGTGAATGACCCCTTAACATGCAAGAATCAAGGTTGAGAAAGGGTAAAACAGGGAGGGACCCTTGTTTCCTAAATTTTCATAGGCAAAAACATGACTTTACTGATGAAAATATAATCTACACCTTCTAAAAtcacttccttttctgtttaacACTTGGAAAGAACTTGTGATGTGTAAGAACAAAGACGAGGTGTAAGAAACAGGGCAAAAGTGAAGTGACCAGAACCCAAGCTGGTAAGGGGTTTGTTTCTCTTACTCACCATCTCTCTGGCGATTTCCAGCGCTTCCTGCAGGCCATAGAGCCTGCCACAGACCAGGTAGATTCCATTGGCCCAGAGAATACAACCCTCATGGACCCAAAATTCGTTGCTGTCAAGAGGTAGTTCAGgaatttgtaactccagctcaggaCCACCTTCTGAAGTGGTAGGTACAGAGGGCTTTGTGTCTGAAACAGTCTTTTCACTGCTGCCCTCAGTGGCTGCTTTTTTACAAGGGAGTCCCCTGGACAGGGACCGAGGACCTCCACCACAGTCTTCTGAGCGGTGGCGCCGCTTGAACCTAGGATGAGCAGCCAGgctcctctgctccttctgctgctgcggctcctcctcctcctcagtgtCAGTTTTAGAGCCATTAGAAGCACTTTTGTGCCGAACCTTGACTTTGCTCTGCATTTCTGTGGACCTCTTAGGAGGTGGATTCTTCGGAAGAGTGGCTGCATAATCTTGGGGATAAAAGGGTCCAAAGAGGTCACCCATGTTACGGTAACTGGCCCACTTGCCACAGAGACAGCAAACCAAGTGCCCCATAACAGAAGATTCTGTTACCACAGGCCCCTGCAGCATAAAGGATGAAGCTGGGAGCACCTTGCTTTCTGTgctgctggggggaggggtcagAGATCTCTGACCCTTCCTGCTCCTCACCAATTTGGTCTGTTCTTCTTCTTCAGCATTGATGATTGTACAAACAGCTCCAAGTTCACACTTATTTACTACGTGGATGTAAGGGAAAAAAGACTTGTTCTTGGCATCCGTTTTGTCTAGTGGCTGGGTAGCATACTTTAGCTTGATCTCTGGTTCTTGAGGCTCCACAATGGGAACTGCTTGCTTGGTTTTCCGCTTCCTTGGCTGGGCCCCAGGCTTCCTTCTCTCCCGCCTTTGCCTCTGCTTTTTGGGCTTTGGCTCTCCATCTGCAGAGCCCTCTGGCATCTGAGggggctgaggaggtggaggtggttgctgctgctgtttcttttgcttattcaCACTACCAATTggtcttccctttttctttcctgatgGGAAATACCCTTTTGGGGGGAAACTTTCTTGTTTGGGTGAAATCATGACTGtatcattctctttctcttcagcctTGGGATTTGCCTCAGGGGCCAATATGCCCACTGGAGCTACATTCTTTGAGTCAGGAAAGATTAGTGGTGCTGCCCCACCCAAGGAACCATCTGGTCTCCCTTGGTTACCACCAGGCTTCTGTGAAGCTGTGGATGTCATAGTACCAGAGGGTTCCTTTCCAGTAGAAGCTGTTTCTACATGTGCCTCTGTCTTGACTTTGTCATCCCCACTGCCACGCCACTCTTCAGAGGGCCCTGGAAGAGGCTTTTCAACATTCGATTCCTGGTTAGTTGCACTTACTAGGTCAGATACCACCTCACCCTTTCGCTTTTCcatctcagcctcttgagtagccACAGTCCCACCTTCAGGAGGACCACTCTTTAGAGATAGTATATCATCCAGTGTGACTGTGTCTCCCCCGGCTTCAGCACTGTTTGCAGATGCACTCCTCCTAATATTTGGAGATGTGATCTTCTGAACTATAGCTTCCAATTTTAATCCCCGTCCCTTCCGTGGGGGCAGTATTTTGGTTTTAGCAGGACTTGTCAGGGTAACAGCAGGACAGTTTCTATTGTCTGGGTTTGGAAGGTCCTTGGAGGAATCTCTCTTAGGAATAGACTTGATATCCTGACTGTGGGAAAGATGGCTGTAGGAATTGTATGCTTTATCGGCACCTTCTTTTGATGGGTGGAGGAGGCGCCCTTTATCATCAGTATTACTGTTTTTTACATCTTGTGACTGTCTCTTACTGGGAATAGGGGAGATAAAAGAACGAACCCGCCTCCGCATGATTAATGGATTTTGAGAAGAATGATCCTCTTGACCCGGAAGCCGTAACATTACATTACTAGGTTTGGATGACTGTGTAGACTCGGCTAGTCCATGTCCATCTGGTTCATGGGGTGGCCCATACCGTTTTTGATTAGACATTCCTGGAGGACCACTGCTTTTGGCTGGAGAAGTCTGCCGAGAAAGATCCCAACAAGACTCTTGTAACTTCTGAGAGCTGTGCTTCAATTCCATGCTTTTGGTAGGCAGACCATCACTAGACATGAGACAGCGcccagcttcctgagtgcttgggtCATGGTATGTTCCTACTGGTGGGCCATACATCATACCATCTTTGTCATTTTTCAGGGGGCTCCGTACTCTGTCAAGAAACTGCTGCTGCCGTGGGCTCTTCCGTGGCCCTTCCTGCCTATGTTGTGCAGCAGCAATCACTCCCTGAGCAGAACTGCTGGCCCAATCTTTATACTCCTCTTGTTGCTGTTGGTACATCTGCCTCTTATAATGGAGCTGGGAATTCAAACCAGTATTTGGGTCCCCATAAGCATGAGCCCTGGTGTTTGTGTGGTAAGCAGAGGCCAGGCTTTCTGAGTTGGGAGAAAAAGGAGCATGTAAAGAACTCCTATTGGCCCTCTCTGAAAAGGCCATATGTGGGTTCATGTGATGAGGGTCTCCTCCTGGGCCTCTGCTCCTGCCTGGAGACATCTTCAATTTTTCTGCAAAGTCATGGTACTGAGAAGAGGACCGACCCCTCATAGTCTCCCGGCTACCAACTCTACTAGGGACCCGCCGCATTGGTGTGGACCTGCTATCTTGTGGGCCATAGTCTGAAATGGAATCATGGGCTGCTGCTCCAGGACTGGCATTGCCACGGTAAGTCTCATGTTTGACGCTAGTAGGATGGCAGTGGTCTCCAGATTTCTTGTTGAAACTACCTTGAGATTTGGATTGTTCAAAATCTTCCTCTTTTATCTGCCCACTCTGGGATTTCAATTTTGTTTCCATGGACACCAACCCACCAGGAAGAATGACTGACTGACTTAAACTTGGGTTGAGACGTTCATTCCTCCCAATTCTGGCATCAGTACCCATGTGTCCCAATGAGTGAGCCCCTGGGTCTCTGACAATCTGTCTTAATGGGGATATATCACAGATTACTGACCTCCTTTCAGAAAGGGAGCCCCCAGGCTCATGGGCTGATGATGGAGGTTCTATCTCAAATTTTCTGGGAATGGGATAGTCAGACAAATTGATCTGTTTCATTTCAGGAGCTGTGCTGCTTGACTTCCTTTCCCATGGTCCCCAGTGGGGATTTTCCAAAAGGGATCCAATACTCTTGTTCAGAAGGCCCCTGCTGGCTAATTCATTGGTTTGGCTGACTAAGATGTTGGGCCTTGCAGTTCCTTCCAGGCTACTAGCCATCCCTTGATGTTCCTGAGCGCTTCTAGGATACCTTCTGTCAGGATGGTGGTGGTAGCCCTGAAGCACTTCCTGTAGGAGACTTGGGAACTTCTCATTTCTACCCTTTCGCTCCCCATGGCTGCCAAAATCCCCCTTTTCTTGTCCTGAAGGATACTGAGGAAAGCCACTGACATTCCGTGGTACAGCCGACCCAAAACTCTCTTTGTAACTATAGCGCAAACTTCCAGGAGACTTGCTAGGCTCGGTCCTGCCTGTGAAACTTAGGCCTACTGCAGAGTGGCTACTCTGGCCGTTCCCCTCTCCATTGTGGTTAGAGCTATTATTATCAccattcttgtttcctttgctCCCTCCTCCTGGAGGATCTGGCTGTGGAAGCGATGTGTGGCTGATCTCCTTTACACCACTATTGCTAGGTGGTCTCTGACTGGCAGCAGGATCATCCTCCTGGGAGCCTTTATCTTGTCCACCAGATTTTTCTACCCGACCTGTCATGGCTTCTCGGGAGACAATCACCCCAACTGTCTTCTCATTGACTTTTGTGTTCCCCTCAGATGACAGTGATGTATCCTTAGCACCTGGAGAGGCAGCTTCATCCCTAGTTGCAGGACTGGTACTGAGCCTAGGGGCCTCGTTCTGAGCACCTTGTGTTGGTGAGGAGCCAGCTTTTTCTGAAGCTCCACACTTATAGGTGGTGTCAGAGCTAGTGCTCTGGCCACTTAGTTGCCTCACTCTCTCACCTTGATCTTCTGAACTACTAGAGCAACCTCCATCCAATGACTCTGCCATGGGGGACTTTAGTTGTTCTTCAGGCTGTGAGGAGCCTTCTGAGTTTGTACAGCTATCTGCTTTCTTAGATGATGATGAGGGCCTCTTCGACGACTTCTTCTGAGGTGTCAAAGCATCAGAAAGTAACATGTGCTGGACAGTGTTAGGGAGGTTGGCCACTTGAGTACTCAGAGCACTCAAACTGCTCAACCCAGGATCAGTCAGCCGCTTTTCTGGCACCCCTTCTAATCCAAACCCTTTGAATCCTGCAGCATGAGAATTAGGACTAGGCAGCATTGATGGAGTTGGGCTGAGCTGGGGCATTAGCTGTAAAATTCGGTTTCTGGAACTCATGGGCACACTGCCTTGCCCACACTGGAGATTCTCAGCACTCTGCATGAGAGGAGAAGGGGTAGAGCTACAGCTTGGAGACTGAACCACAGATGCAGCTGGAGAAGGGTTAGAAATAGGGCTGAAGTTCTGGTGGAACTGCATAGGGGACCTCACAGGAACCTCAGGCTGGTTGTACTGCCCCACCTGGCTTTGCAGAGGCATCTTGGTGGCAGCATTTGTGTACTGCATCACATGCTGGgggggatgctgctgctgctgctgctgctgctgctgaggttgtggttgctgctgctgctgctgctgctgcccctgctggGTTCCTGGTGGAATCTTTGCCTGTTCAAAATTTTTCATAGACTGAGATTGATAGCTATAATTTGATTGTGTTCCATAAGCCTGTGCATTAGAACCCACATTATGCCCTTCATACTGAGATCCAGCATTCACACTGTAACTGCCATCATAGCTTTGTCCAGACTGACTGAAACGCTGTggtgaaggaaaggaggaggaggaagaggaagaagcagaagactGGTAGTGCTGGCCAAACTGACCTACTCTTAACTGATAACCAGCAGAAGACGGCAGAGTCGAGGGCCGCTGCATTGGTTGTAGATGTGATGAGCCAGAGGCTGGCTGTCCAGTGGCTTGTGGCAGAGGCTGATGGGATTGGTAAAGCTGTTGTCTCAACTGCTgtacttgctgctgctgctgctgctgctgctgctgttgttgctgttgttgctgttgctgttgctgctgctgctgttgctgttggcTAGAGGCCTGCTGTTGATACTGAGCACTCCCAGGAGAGAAAGGCCCTGTGTAATCCTGCTGATAATGAGACACACCACCAAGGGCAGAGTGCTGTGCTTGAAATTGGCTCACATGACCCTCACTCGCATACTGATTGCCAAAGCTACTCCCCTGGGGAGGTCCATAGCTCTGCACAGGCCCAGAAGGCCTTCGCTGAGGAGGCTGTGGGGTTCCTGCTGCCACGGTGTCTTTGTTGCCTGCCATGTAGTAAAAATCTCCAGCTTCTTTCCTGAAACCCTGATAGCCTTGATGGCCAGAGGTCTCACtagccattgctgctgctgcagcagctgTTCCTCGCCGTCCGCTACTGTTGCTGCCAGtgccactactaccaccacctgCTCCCCCAAAATTCTGGAACATCTGGGCCTGGCGAGGGCTGAACTCTTCTATACGGGATGAGCTGTGCACCTCCTGTGGGTAGCTCTGCTGGTTTCCGTGGTAACTGCTCTGCTCCCGAAACGACTGCATACTGTTCAGCAGCACAGCAGCAGGCCAGCAGCCCTcctagaaagggaaaaaaagaaaagcatgaggCATGCTTGACACAAACAAAGATCAAGCCTAAATAACTCAGTGACGAGATAAAGCTGATTGCTTAAATTTCATCGCCTTTTCCTATCAACTTCTAATAATGCAAATAAGCAGATAAATGGTCTAAAGAATGAAGGAATCTGtaatacaacaaagaaaacactagATATACACAAACAAATTCAGTATAGTCCTTAAAAAAATTCCATTATTAGATAAATGAACCTTACAAATTCAACTGGAGTAAATATTGGAATATGTTAttacaagcaaataaaaacaattttttattaatcttCAGTTACTAGTTAAAGGTGACAAAAGCCcctttaatttctgtatttttcacTCATTAGACTGACCACTAAACTGACGAGCCTCAAATAATGAGGGAGCAGTTATTTCAGGGGCTGTCCAAGGCTACTCCAATCACTGACTGAGACACAGAGCCACCCTGAGAACCAAAGCCAGTTCCTCAAATCAACTGCTTTAGTGACTGGTGACTCTGGAACACTCAATTCTCAACTCTTTATTACTATGGATTCCTTATACTTGTAGTCACCCATATAAATATCAGATCTGACTACTGCTTAACATAAAAATGTTTCCAAAGTACCTCTCTTGTCCACCTACCCTCAATTTCCAGGTATTAGAACCATTCTGATTTAGGCCAGAGAATAGCAGTTACTAATcttcccaccttttttttttttattttgagatttacaAGAAAGTACCTCTAATTTCCATGTGGCTTTCCATTTGCCAATCTAGTATTTAGGTATTACTATCATCCCTATAGTAGAGAACAAGCATTAGTAGTTAGCAAGGCCTCCTCCTGGGCATCCTGTTTAAAACAGCTACTATGAAACTTAacctctgttcttccttcctcccctacTTCATTCCCTCAGTTCCAATACGGCTGCAGTACAGTCTAATAAATTAAAGCACAGGCATGTTTACTGTCTTATCTCTCCTTTAAACTAAAATGAAAGCTCCTGAAGGGCAGAGCCTGCTGTTCCCTGCTATAATCTTCAGATGCCACTCAAGCAGTAAGGAGCAGAAGCTGCACTGACCATGAAATGGTCTAAGAGCTTGGCCTTACAGAACTAGAACCATTCAGAGATGGTGCTAAGTGGGTGAAAGCATAGCTGGAAGACAAGATGCAGAGGTCTCACtagccattgctgctgctgcagcagctgTTCCAAAAAATACTTTGGGTCCAGTTCTAAGGAAAAAGGCAACTTAATATGGGGACTTCAGAAATTCACAGCAGATATACATCAACCCAAACTCTGAAATCTtgacccatttttttaaaagatgcatttcatgtgtgcttgtctgttaaagtatatgttatatgtgtgagGATAGCCCCTGGAGGCCACTTAgagtaacaggcagttgtgagctgcccaagaCGTGTGCTGAGAACCGAACtcttcctttggaagagcaacaaagcattcttaactgccgagccaccGCTCTATccccaaaatgtggatatttttggttgtttggttttttgacacagggtctatgtacctctggctgtcctgaaactcactatatacaccaaactagcctcaaacttagagcccagagatccttctgcctctgcctcctgggtgggAAAATTAAAAAACTTACTACTTTGCCTGGTTATACCTTATATCTAAAATAGCTACATATAGGACTGTCTCATTATATATAGTCACATAACTCAAAGCTATTCTTTAAATGTTCATATACTAAAAATGTCAGTGCTTGAAGGAAAACACTTAACACATTCAATGGCTCTGCAACAGTCACCAATCTCCCCACGAGTCTGCTGCAAACTATGAACATCTACTTAGGTTCAACATAATGCTTAACCCTGTTCCTGCAATTACATATACTAACTCAATCCTCACAAGACCAGAactctcattttatagatgaagaaaatgaggcGCAGAATTCATCAAGTTCCTGAGAGCCCAATGTGGCAACCCCATAGGGCGTATTTATCATACTAAGATTAGACAgaattttgtaaaaaataaataaataaatgaataaataacatgCCCCCTGAGTGCGGCCACCCCCAATGCTGTTCCAGCTGTTCTCTACCTCCTCCATCATCTTTAGGACTGTCAAGACCAATTCCATCATCTaaacttcttttgtttgtatCATACTCCTAGttcttagtgactgatgggggatAAATTGAACAAAGCAAACTTAGGAGTTAGTTGAAGGTATGAAAAGCTTCCTCCAGAGATAACCTCCCTACAAGTACTTTCCATGTTGTTTATTCTTCCATAATAAAACTACCTTCTGAAGGTTTGAATGTATAAATAGTCATGCCAGCTCCCTATTTTTCCTAACTCAGAGCCACCAAGTGCAAGGAACCACTAAAGAGTAGTTATAAGGTCCAGGACCTTGAGCCTACACATTCCGGTCCCAGTGGGGACTGTTCTCTCGAGCCTGGTTTGAAAAGCTGGTGAGCTCACTTTTATTGAAAACTAGTGTTAACTTCTGTTGTCTTTCTGTCATCATCTAAGAGCATCACTCTCTCcaatccattcttttctcccccAAAGATGTCTCAAGTATCTACCTTTCCAAGTAGACTTAATTATTGACCTACTGCCAGAATGACAGAACACATTCCTTGttaaacaacagcagcaaaaaagCTTCAGTCCTCAAGTTAATAATTCTATTTAGACCCCCTGTTATACTAACTGCCCTCTAGGCCCCATAGAGACAACAGACAGGCTCTACCACCCTCTGGCTTCTGGCCCAGTTTGGAAATAGTGAACGAAATTTACTTTCCTGGCCCTGACTAGACAACTGCTGAGGCTGGTAGACTTTCTACTAACAGGCTCTCTCAGATGTCTGGCAACCTAAAAAATTCAGCCAGTTTCTCTGAGCTCAGAAATTACTTCTTGCCCTTAAGCTCAGGATGTATTAATGACTCCCCATGAAGGCCAGGCCGGAAGATGCCACTTTCCCAGTTTGGTTATCCTCCTGCATGGCTGTCCACATCCCTTCCCGCGTGCTCATCAGGAGCTAGAGCTAGGCCTAGAGGTGGTACTACTCTTCAGAGTCTTACAAAGGGTTAAAGTGTACTGAGAAAAGTGCAAGGGAGACAAGAGATACAAGACAAGGGGGCGCTGAGAGTCCCTGGAGGGAACTGCAGCTAACACAGACTCCCAAACAGCTCCCTCACAAACTCCCAAGAATATGTGCTCTGATGTTCCAGTTTCTGGTCATCATCAACAGCCTGACAGGCTTTTCCAATCCCAGTTCTTCCCATGTTGGACCAatccttattcttattcttattggTATTACAATTAAGTTTTAATAAATCCCGTATACATATTTTTCATAGAATACAAAGCCTCTCTTCTCCTGAACAAACTATAAATGGTACAATTACATGCACCCCAAGTTACCAGTTTTAATGTGCCATCTGTTTTCTACTGGAACCCTGATTAATAAAGTACTCTCACTCTCACAATTTCAGAGTACACTATTATGAGTTGGGGAGTGAGAAACTCCTATTTCATACAAAAGGATATACAACGTGGACtaaaaaagaaacacttaagAGATGTCAGACAAAGTACATAACAACACTGCAAGAAATACACAAGGTTCAAGAGTAGCAATCAGGAAGTAGGCAATAAACCAGAAGTCAGCAGAACTCATTAACCATTATAGCCAAGGTTCCCATGTAATAGTGCTAAGTGGTGCCATTTGTAGAAAAACTGATTTCTACAAAGATGACGTGTATTTATTCTaacaaaatcaatttatttttacttttggaaaCAAGGTCTCTATTGTATtacctaggctggcctgaaacacccagcaatcctcctgcctcagcatcttgagtactgagattataagtAAGCTACCACAACTGGctcaatttactttttaaaatattcatttattttatttatatgagtacactgtagctgtcttcagacacaccagaagagggcctcagatcctgttacagatggttgtgagccaccatgtggttgcagggaattgaactcaggacctctggaagggcagtcggtgctcttaaccactgagccatctctctagccctcacttTATTTTCAACAGCAAAAATAATGAATGCTGTTATTTTCCTGACTAACCTCAATGTCTTACCCTGAACTACTACTTTATAGAGTAAATTACAAGTCACATTTTTTTGCTTACAATGCACTGCCCAATCACAACactgttcttttctatttcttctctcctctggTTCTGAGGTGACTACTTTCATCTTCCTGATATAGAAAAATGTTCCCAAGGAGTTGTCTGTTTCAGCACCAATCACAGGAACAATAGAATTAAGATTTCTCCACTTGCTACTTGGACAATATCACATTCCCCACAGTCCTGGATAGCCTACggcatcttcctgtttctgctgtcCTGTCCCTATCTAAAAATCGTGTTCTAAGTACCTCTGAGCCATTACCCTTCTCACCTCTCTGAAACATCCTTGAATCCAGAAATGCACTACTACCCTATCAGGTCACATAGGCCCCAGGATCCCAGGAAATGCTGAAATATGTGATCGTCTATATAAACTATCNNNNNNNNNNNNNNNNNNNNNNNNNNNNNNNNNNNNNNNNNNNNNNNNNNNNNNNNNNNNNNNNNNNNNNNNNNNNNNNNNNNNNNNNNNNNNNNNNNNNNNNNNNNNNNNNNNNNNNNNNNNNNNNNNNNNNNNNNNNNNNNNNNNNNNNNNNNNNNNNNNNaaaaaaaaaaaaaaaaaaaaaaaaaaaaaaaaaaaaaaaaaacaataaaaccaaacagtAAAAAGTGTTGAGCCAACCTTTAACCAATACTAACGGAATGTGCTACTAATACTactaataattatatattaagcAATTTCCAACATGGCCAGCTATCTGGCTTCCCTGTGTGTATACAAATAGACATGGGAGGGGTGATCAATTATGACATGTTCTAAGTCATTTCTAGACATGTTGGGAGTTGATACGCTTTAACTCAAATTCTTTTGATTCTAAAAGTCATGATCCTTTTACTATACATAAGTAGGTTAAGCAAGAACCATCCCAAAtacatttggttttcttttgaccAATAACGAGTCAGATCTAAATTAACAATGGCTGTTGCGTATCTGTTATATGCCCAACACATGCTACACACACTACTAGGTACTGTACATAACTGTTAATATTCTcggggttccttccggtctctggCTGGTGTGCTGAgggaccttgggcccaagctctgcagccaatcccaaaacacccagaggaagctacactcccaggcgctctgacactctcaggatcagaggtgaggaggatccaacatctgtcccaacactgggagtaactgggacc
Coding sequences within:
- the Tcf20 gene encoding transcription factor 20 isoform X3 → MQSFREQSSYHGNQQSYPQEVHSSSRIEEFSPRQAQMFQNFGGAGGGSSGTGSNSSGRRGTAAAAAAMASETSGHQGYQGFRKEAGDFYYMAGNKDTVAAGTPQPPQRRPSGPVQSYGPPQGSSFGNQYASEGHVSQFQAQHSALGGVSHYQQDYTGPFSPGSAQYQQQASSQQQQQQQQQQQQQQQQQQQQQQQQQQVQQLRQQLYQSHQPLPQATGQPASGSSHLQPMQRPSTLPSSAGYQLRVGQFGQHYQSSASSSSSSSFPSPQRFSQSGQSYDGSYSVNAGSQYEGHNVGSNAQAYGTQSNYSYQSQSMKNFEQAKIPPGTQQGQQQQQQQQPQPQQQQQQQQQHPPQHVMQYTNAATKMPLQSQVGQYNQPEVPVRSPMQFHQNFSPISNPSPAASVVQSPSCSSTPSPLMQSAENLQCGQGSVPMSSRNRILQLMPQLSPTPSMLPSPNSHAAGFKGFGLEGVPEKRLTDPGLSSLSALSTQVANLPNTVQHMLLSDALTPQKKSSKRPSSSSKKADSCTNSEGSSQPEEQLKSPMAESLDGGCSSSSEDQGERVRQLSGQSTSSDTTYKCGASEKAGSSPTQGAQNEAPRLSTSPATRDEAASPGAKDTSLSSEGNTKVNEKTVGVIVSREAMTGRVEKSGGQDKGSQEDDPAASQRPPSNSGVKEISHTSLPQPDPPGGGSKGNKNGDNNSSNHNGEGNGQSSHSAVGLSFTGRTEPSKSPGSLRYSYKESFGSAVPRNVSGFPQYPSGQEKGDFGSHGERKGRNEKFPSLLQEVLQGYHHHPDRRYPRSAQEHQGMASSLEGTARPNILVSQTNELASRGLLNKSIGSLLENPHWGPWERKSSSTAPEMKQINLSDYPIPRKFEIEPPSSAHEPGGSLSERRSVICDISPLRQIVRDPGAHSLGHMGTDARIGRNERLNPSLSQSVILPGGLVSMETKLKSQSGQIKEEDFEQSKSQGSFNKKSGDHCHPTSVKHETYRGNASPGAAAHDSISDYGPQDSRSTPMRRVPSRVGSRETMRGRSSSQYHDFAEKLKMSPGRSRGPGGDPHHMNPHMAFSERANRSSLHAPFSPNSESLASAYHTNTRAHAYGDPNTGLNSQLHYKRQMYQQQQEEYKDWASSSAQGVIAAAQHRQEGPRKSPRQQQFLDRVRSPLKNDKDGMMYGPPVGTYHDPSTQEAGRCLMSSDGLPTKSMELKHSSQKLQESCWDLSRQTSPAKSSGPPGMSNQKRYGPPHEPDGHGLAESTQSSKPSNVMLRLPGQEDHSSQNPLIMRRRVRSFISPIPSKRQSQDVKNSNTDDKGRLLHPSKEGADKAYNSYSHLSHSQDIKSIPKRDSSKDLPNPDNRNCPAVTLTSPAKTKILPPRKGRGLKLEAIVQKITSPNIRRSASANSAEAGGDTVTLDDILSLKSGPPEGGTVATQEAEMEKRKGEVVSDLVSATNQESNVEKPLPGPSEEWRGSGDDKVKTEAHVETASTGKEPSGTMTSTASQKPGGNQGRPDGSLGGAAPLIFPDSKNVAPVGILAPEANPKAEEKENDTVMISPKQESFPPKGYFPSGKKKGRPIGSVNKQKKQQQQPPPPPQPPQMPEGSADGEPKPKKQRQRRERRKPGAQPRKRKTKQAVPIVEPQEPEIKLKYATQPLDKTDAKNKSFFPYIHVVNKCELGAVCTIINAEEEEQTKLVRSRKGQRSLTPPPSSTESKVLPASSFMLQGPVVTESSVMGHLVCCLCGKWASYRNMGDLFGPFYPQDYAATLPKNPPPKRSTEMQSKVKVRHKSASNGSKTDTEEEEEPQQQKEQRSLAAHPRFKRRHRSEDCGGGPRSLSRGLPCKKAATEGSSEKTVSDTKPSVPTTSEGGPELELQIPELPLDSNEFWVHEGCILWANGIYLVCGRLYGLQEALEIAREMKCSHCQEAGATLGCYNKGCSFRYHYPCAIDADCLLHEENFSVRCPKHKVRLWR